The Thermobifida halotolerans sequence GGCGTCGCCGAGCGGGGGTCGCGCACGACGGCGTCCCTCAGGGCCCGCCACCGGCGCAGGTGCCTGCGGAAGCTGTGCGCGCTGACCCGCCTGCCGCGGGCGAACTGCCCCCGGCGGGCCTCGTCGGGGGCCGCGTCGATCAGCAGCACGTGGAGTTCGGCACCCACCAGGCGGCAGTACAGCGCGAACAGCAGGCGCACGAGGCGCCGGGTGCCCGTCTCGTGGGCGATGACCGGGCCGCCGCAGCGCAGCGCCACCAGGACCCGCAGGTAGTGCAGCAGGTGGGTGATCCAGCGCCAGGAGGGGTAGGGCACGGCGGCCAGATACGGGGTGAGCCGGTTGCGGGCCTGCAGTGAGTCGACGACGCGCACCCCGTCGGCGGTGCGCACCGTCGTGCTCTCGGCTCCTGACAGCCCGTAGAGCCGACCCAGCAGGGTGCTCTTGCCCGCGCCGGGGAGTCCGCCCAGCAGGACCAGGCAGCGCCGCGGGTAGCGCAGGACACGTTCGTCGGGGCGGGCGGGGCCTTCGGGGTACGGCGGTGAGGCGATCACAACAGGGGTATCACCGCCGGGGGTAAGGAGACGGTAAGGACGGGGTTGACTTTGTGCCACGGCGGCGGGGACGCCGCCGCTGCCGGTCGGGTGCCGGGCTACCTCCGGCGTGCCAGGGTCAGGCCGTCGCCGATGGGCAGCATCACCAGTTCCACCCGGTCGTCGGCGCGGGCGCGGGCGTTGAAGTCGCGGATGCCCTGGACCCCGGGGGAGGTCTGCGCCGGGTCCAGGACCCGGCCGTGCGAGAACACGTTGTCCACCAGCAGTACCCCTCCCGGACGCACGCGGGGCACCAGTTCCTCCCAGTAGTCGACGTAGGACTCCTTGTCGGCGTCGATGAAGGCCAGGTCGAACCGGGGTTCGGCGGGCAGCGCGCGCAGGGTGTCGATCGCGGGGCCCAGACGCAGCTCGATCCGGTCGGCGACCCCGGCCCGCTTCCAGTAGCGGCGGGCCACCGCCGTCCACTCCTCGCTGATGTCGCAGGCCAGCAGGGTGCCGTCGGCGGGCAGGCCGCGGGCCGTGCAGATCGACGAGTAGCCGGTGAAGGTCCCCACCTCCACCGCGTGGCGGGCGCCGGTCAGACGGGCCAGCAGGGTCAGGAACAGTCCCTGCTCGGGACCGATCTGCATGCCGGTCCGCTCAGGGAAGAGCCGTTCGGTCTCGGCTGCCAGGTCGGCCAGGACCTCGTCGACGGGGGTGCTGTGCGCGACCACGTAGGCGTGCAGTTCCGGGCTGAGGTTCTCCGAGAAGCGTGTCACGCGCCCAGCCTATCCAGGCGGCCTGGAATCCCCGGGGACCGAGGCCGCACGCTCCCGGGGCCGCCCTGGAAGCCCCCGGCGCCCGGTCGCGGGGTCGGCCCCGCTCACCGGGCCGCCTCCGCCGTCACAGTTCGGGCACCAGGTCCTTCCAGGGGAACAGGTAGACCGACATCAGCACGATCGCGATCGTGAGCATGGGGGTGATGACCTTGCGCTCCACCGGACCGTCGGTCTTGAAGCCGATCTTCTGCCCGAACCGGTACTTCCACACCGGCCACAGCAGGGGCACCCCCATCTCGGTGGCCATGTCGCCGACGAAGTGCAGCAGGCAGCCGTAGGCCACGGCCAGGCCGAGCCAGGAGTAGTTCACCCCCGAGGTGTAGAGAGCCAGTGTGATGCCCGCCGTGGCCAGCGCGTTGATGAACTCCGCGGCCACGCGGTTCTTCTCCATGCCGTAGCCCAGGCCGTTCAGCGCGATGCCGACCAGCAGGAACACGAACACCTGGGCGGCCAGTTCCGACCACCACACCAGCAGTTGCGCGAGCCCGCCCATCAGCAGCGCGAACAGCAGGGAGTGGGTGCCGTTGCGGTGGCCGCCGAACGCCCAGTTGAAGAAGGCGCCCAGCGTCTCGGTGAAGACGCCGTAGGTCTTGGTGATGGTGGCGCTCCTGTGGTCCAGGTCGGGGACCAGCGCGGCGCCCGCGCAGACCAGTCCGCCCGCGATGATCTCGCCGGGCCCCAGGTCGAAGGTGACGCCCATGACGTCGACCTGGTTGAGCAACGGAACGACAGCCATCCAACCGACCACGCCGCTGAGCGCGTGAGAGTGCCCCATCATGGGCGGAACCGTAGCGGTTGGCGGGGGTTTCTGGCGAGTCGTGGAGCGTGGGAGGTGCCGGAAGAAGGCGGGGCGGTGGTGTGAGATACGGCTCAATGGTAGACGGCGGGGCCGCGTCCGATGGCCGGACGCGGCCCCCCGTCCGGAGCGGCCGTTCGGGGCCGGGCCGCCGACCAGCGACAACGCCTTCCTGCGGACGTGCCGCCCGTTGTGGCGCCATCCACGGGCGAACGGGAGCCTCTCCGCGTTCCGCATATGCTTCTTCCAGCCGCCCGTTCCGGCCTGGCCGTCAGGCGCCGAGTCATCGGTCGCCTAGTGCCGGACCTGGCCGCCGTGGCCGATCCACGGCGGCCCTGGCCTCGGTGGCACCCGACATGCTCGTGGGGATCATGTCGGGAACCACGGGGGCACGGGCGGCCTTCCGCGTTCCGCCGCGCCTTCCCCGCAACCGCACCGGCGCCCGTGTCCCGCCGCCCGGAGGGACGACGGGAGCGGGGGAGCGGAGGTCCTCCGCTTGACAGCGGGGACTTCTGTCCCCGATATTGGTCATACGCCCAAGGCGATCGACCAGTAAATGGAGGTGGCGGTGCCCGCGGAGACCGCGAGCGAGCGGGGACGGCAGACCAGGCAGCGGCTGGTCGCCGCCGCGATCGAGCTGATCCCCGAGGTCGGCTGGGCAGCGGTGACCACCCGCCGCGTGGCCGAGCGCGCCGGGGTGCGCCCCGGACTGGTGCACTACCACTTCGACTCGGTGGCCTCCCTGCTCACCACCGCGGCGGTCGAGTTCGCCCGGGAGGCGCTGGGAACGCCGCTGCGGGAGCTGCGGGCGGCCTCCGACCCCGCCGACGGCCTGGTCCGACTGCTCGCCGCCCTCGACGCCTACGACGGCCGCGACCCCGGATCGCTGCTGATGATCGAGGCGACCCTGGCGGCCACCCGCGACGCCGCGCTGCGCGCCGCCTTCGCCGAACTGCTGGACGACTTCCGCGCCGACGTGGCCGAGTGGCTGACCGGACACGCGGTCCCCGACGCCGCCGAGTGCGCCGCGCTGCTGTGCGCACTCCTCGACGGGATCGTCCTGCACCGCGGACTGAGCCAGACCCCCGACGCCCGATCCCTCGCGGGACCGCTGGGCAGACTCCTGGCCGCTCCCGCGCCCACCGACGAGAGGAGCCCCCGGTGAGAGTCGTGGTCTGCGGAGCCGGAATCGCCGGCCTGTCGCTGGCCTGGTGGCTGGAGCGCGCCGGATGGGAGGTGCTCGTCGTGGAACGCGCCCCCGAACAGCGCGGCGCGGGCTACCTCATCGACTTCTTCGGCCCCGGCTACGACGCCGTCGAACGGATGGGCCTGCTGCCCCGGGTGCGCGAACGCGCCCAGCGGGTGGCCGGGGTGCGCTACCGCGACCCCACGGGCCGCGTCACCGGCACGATCCCCTACTCCTCGTTCCTGCGGCTGCAGCGGGGCCGGGTGGTCACCATGATGCGCGGCGAACTGGAGAACATCCTGTTCGAGGCGCTGGGACCGGGGGTGGAGTTCCGCTACTCCACCAGTGTCGACGCGGTGACCACGACCGACGACCACGTGGCGGTCACCCTCACCACCGGCGAGGTGGAGCGCGCCGACCTGCTCGTGGGCGCCGACGGCGTCCACTCCCGGGTCCGCGGACTCGCCTTCGGCCCGGAGCGGCGCTTCCTGCGCCACCTCGGCTACCACACCGCCGCCTACCTGTTCACCGACCCGGCGATCGCCGCCCGCCTCGACGACCATCTGGAGATGCTGGAGGCGCCGGGCCTCCAGGCCGGGGTCTGCCGCCTCGACGGGGACCGGTGCGCCGCGGTGTTCGCCCACCGCGCCCCCGCGGACTCCCTGCCGCAGGACGCCCGCGCACGCCTGCGGGAGCGCTACGCGGATCTGGGCTGGCTGCTGCCCGAGGTCCTCGACCACTGCCCCGAACCGTCGCGGCTGTACTACGACGAGGTCGCCCAGATCGAGACGGCCTCCTGGACACGGCCCCGCGTGGTGCTGCTGGGGGACGCCTGCCAGGCGGTCTCGCTGCTGGCCGGGCAGGGGGCGGCGATGGCGGTGGCGGGCGCCTGCGTGCTCGCCGAGGAGCTGCTGCGCGACGGCGACGCGGTGGCCGCGCCGTTGCGCTACGAGGCGCGGGTGCGGCCCGCGATCGTGCGCAAGCAGCGGGCGGGTCGGCGCACCGCCGACTGGTTCGTGCCCGCCACCCGGGCCCGGCTGCGGCTGCGCACGGCGGTCCTGCGGCTGGCCGCCGCACCCGGCCTGACCGGGCTGCTCAGCCCGGTGCTCACCACCCCCGCGGACCGGCTCAACAGCCTCCGGCCGCCCCGCTGAGTGTCACCCGACGTCGTCCGGAAGCCCCAGGGCGCGCCGCTCCCGCCGGGCGCGCACGTCGCGCATCAGCGCCGTCACGGTGGGACCGTCGGCCACGCCGTTCCCGGGCAGTCCCCGCTCGGTCTGGAACTCGCGGAGCACCGCCACCCGCTCGGCAGGCGCGGCGGCGGGAGCGAGACGCCCCAGTTCGACCAGCAGGGCGTGGACCTGCCCGGGATCGGCCTCGGGCAGCACCCGCTCGGCGTCGAACAGCGCGCCGAGCACTCCCGTCACGAAGAACAGCATGTCGCGCAGGCGCCGACCGGCCGGGCCGGACCACGGACTCGTCCGCCGGGGAGCCCGCACGACGCCGTGGCACCCCGGGTGGACCATCACCAGCATGGTTCCTCCCCCCCTCGGAACCAGCCCTTTCTTTCAAGTATGGGCGGTGGGGCAAACCGCGCGCCGGGCGGAAGGCGCGACGGAACCGGGAGGGGTCAGGGCAGCGTCAGGATCTCCGCGCCGTCCTCGGTGATGACGATGGTGTGCTCGAACTGCGCGGTGCGCCTGCGGTCCTTGGTCACCGCGGTCCACCCGTCCGGCCAGACCTCGTAGTCGATGGTGCCGAGGGTGATCATCGGCTCGATGGTGAAGGTCATGCCGGGGACCATCACGGTGTCGGCGCGCGGGTCGTCGTAGTGCGGGATGATCAGCCCGGAGTGGAACTCCGGGCCCACGCCGTGGCCGGTGAAGTCGCGCACCACGCCGTAACCGAAGCGCTTGGCGTAGGACTCGATGACCCGGCCGACCACGTTGATCTGCCGTCCCGGTCGGCACGCCCGGATGGCCCGCATGGTGGCCTCGCGGGTGCGCTCCACCAGCAACCGGGACTCCTCGTCGACGTCTCCGGCCAGGAACGTGGCGTTGGTGTCGCCGTGCACGCCGTGGATGTAGGCGGTGATGTCGACGTTGACGATGTCACCGTCGGAGATGACGGTGTCGTCGGGGATGCCGTGGCAGATGACCTCGTTCAACGAGGTGCACACCGACTTGGGGAACCCCTTGTAGCCGAGCGGGCTGGGGTAGGCGCCGTGGTCGCACAGGAACTCGTGGCCGACGCGGTCGAGCTCGTCGGTGGTCACCCCCGGTTCGACGTGCCTGCCGACCTCCTGCAGCGCCTGCGCCGCGATCCGGCCGGCCACCCGCATGGCCTCGATGGTCTCCGGGGTCTGGACATCCCCCAGCACACCCTCGACCGGACGCTTCTTGCCGACGTACTCGGGGCGGGGAATGGACGGAGGGACCGTGCGTTTGGGCGAGAGACGCCCGGGAACCAGCGGGGTAGTCATAGAACACGAGTGTAGTCAGCCGCAGATGGGAGGCGTCCGTGAGCGGAGCCCTGGGACGGGACATCCTTCCCGAACCCGAGAACGGGCCGGGACAGTGGTGGTACTCCCTGAAGACCAAGCAGGTGGAGTACGGTCCTGGCAGTCCCGGCAAGGACCGGATGGGCCCCTACCCTGACCGGGCCTCGGCGGAGGCCGCGATGGAGAGGGCGAGGGAGCGCACCGAGCGGTGGGACGAGGAGGACCGCGAGTGGAACGACTGGTGAGAGCGCCCTGAGTGCATCGCCCGGGTACGTGCGGAACGTAGTGGGCGAACCGCCGTGAACAGGGCGCTTCCGTGGAACGGTCTAGAGTGGTCCTGCGGGTGGGAGCTGCTCGCGGGGCGGATAACGCGGAGATAACGAGCCGCAGAACCGCAGGTCAACTTCTCCGAGCCCCACGCACGTGGGGATGGACCGGCGATCACCGAGGGCGGGGGCGGAATCCTGTCCCGAGCCCCACGCACGTGGGGATGGACCTCGAGGATTGTGGATACTCCGCGGAGCGGTCGCCCGAGCCCCACGCACGTGGGGATGGACCGGGGGTGGGGCGGCGAAACACCGGGAACACCAGCCGAGCCCCACGCACGTGGGGATGGACCGTACGACCAGTCCGACCACGGGCCCTCCTCGCCCCGAGCCCCACGCACGTGGGGATGGACCGCCGAAACCCTCATCACCCACCTCACCGCCGAACCGAGCCCCACGCACGTGGGGATGGACCGACCGTCCTGGCCCTCGACCTGGCTCGGCACGCCCGAGCCCCACGCACGTGGGGATGGACCGGACACCGCCGAGTGGACCGACCGGGGCACCGGCCGAGCCCCACGCACGTGGGGATGGACCGCGCGCCTGGCCGACGCTGACAGCCGCATCGCCCCGAGCCCCACGCACG is a genomic window containing:
- a CDS encoding AAA family ATPase, which produces MIASPPYPEGPARPDERVLRYPRRCLVLLGGLPGAGKSTLLGRLYGLSGAESTTVRTADGVRVVDSLQARNRLTPYLAAVPYPSWRWITHLLHYLRVLVALRCGGPVIAHETGTRRLVRLLFALYCRLVGAELHVLLIDAAPDEARRGQFARGRRVSAHSFRRHLRRWRALRDAVVRDPRSATPAARSLVLLDRSAAARLERIEFTRGESPRPGGTHGSYRAVAA
- a CDS encoding O-methyltransferase is translated as MTRFSENLSPELHAYVVAHSTPVDEVLADLAAETERLFPERTGMQIGPEQGLFLTLLARLTGARHAVEVGTFTGYSSICTARGLPADGTLLACDISEEWTAVARRYWKRAGVADRIELRLGPAIDTLRALPAEPRFDLAFIDADKESYVDYWEELVPRVRPGGVLLVDNVFSHGRVLDPAQTSPGVQGIRDFNARARADDRVELVMLPIGDGLTLARRR
- a CDS encoding metal-dependent hydrolase, translated to MMGHSHALSGVVGWMAVVPLLNQVDVMGVTFDLGPGEIIAGGLVCAGAALVPDLDHRSATITKTYGVFTETLGAFFNWAFGGHRNGTHSLLFALLMGGLAQLLVWWSELAAQVFVFLLVGIALNGLGYGMEKNRVAAEFINALATAGITLALYTSGVNYSWLGLAVAYGCLLHFVGDMATEMGVPLLWPVWKYRFGQKIGFKTDGPVERKVITPMLTIAIVLMSVYLFPWKDLVPEL
- a CDS encoding TetR/AcrR family transcriptional regulator, which translates into the protein MPAETASERGRQTRQRLVAAAIELIPEVGWAAVTTRRVAERAGVRPGLVHYHFDSVASLLTTAAVEFAREALGTPLRELRAASDPADGLVRLLAALDAYDGRDPGSLLMIEATLAATRDAALRAAFAELLDDFRADVAEWLTGHAVPDAAECAALLCALLDGIVLHRGLSQTPDARSLAGPLGRLLAAPAPTDERSPR
- a CDS encoding FAD-dependent oxidoreductase, which gives rise to MRVVVCGAGIAGLSLAWWLERAGWEVLVVERAPEQRGAGYLIDFFGPGYDAVERMGLLPRVRERAQRVAGVRYRDPTGRVTGTIPYSSFLRLQRGRVVTMMRGELENILFEALGPGVEFRYSTSVDAVTTTDDHVAVTLTTGEVERADLLVGADGVHSRVRGLAFGPERRFLRHLGYHTAAYLFTDPAIAARLDDHLEMLEAPGLQAGVCRLDGDRCAAVFAHRAPADSLPQDARARLRERYADLGWLLPEVLDHCPEPSRLYYDEVAQIETASWTRPRVVLLGDACQAVSLLAGQGAAMAVAGACVLAEELLRDGDAVAAPLRYEARVRPAIVRKQRAGRRTADWFVPATRARLRLRTAVLRLAAAPGLTGLLSPVLTTPADRLNSLRPPR
- the map gene encoding type I methionyl aminopeptidase gives rise to the protein MTTPLVPGRLSPKRTVPPSIPRPEYVGKKRPVEGVLGDVQTPETIEAMRVAGRIAAQALQEVGRHVEPGVTTDELDRVGHEFLCDHGAYPSPLGYKGFPKSVCTSLNEVICHGIPDDTVISDGDIVNVDITAYIHGVHGDTNATFLAGDVDEESRLLVERTREATMRAIRACRPGRQINVVGRVIESYAKRFGYGVVRDFTGHGVGPEFHSGLIIPHYDDPRADTVMVPGMTFTIEPMITLGTIDYEVWPDGWTAVTKDRRRTAQFEHTIVITEDGAEILTLP